The Porites lutea chromosome 11, jaPorLute2.1, whole genome shotgun sequence genome includes a region encoding these proteins:
- the LOC140952059 gene encoding peroxisomal multifunctional enzyme type 2-like → MADELRFDGRVVLVTGAGGGLGREYALAFASKGASVVVNDLGGDAKGGGKNSAAADKVVEEIRSRGGRAVANYNSVEDGEKVVQTALDAFGRIDILINNAGILRDRSFGRISDLDWDLVHRVHLRGAFKVTRAAWPHMRKQKYGKIIMTSSTSGVLGNFGQANYSAAKLGLVGLSNTLSIEGSKYNIHCNSIVPLASSRLTQGIIPPDVMDVVKPEYVAPYVVYLCHESCPETGGVFQLAGGWAVELRWHQAAGVVLFGKGGQVPTPEMVRDNWDKVMDWSGPAKEFSNSGNFMAELLGKLQGAKEASVLAESKGTSSIGEKVQLVKGKEIQFTYGFKDVILYALGVGVTVPEDSHLKFLYEGHEDFSTLPTFGVIAAQSATGSVTAAALEAAGLPFDPTKLLHGEQYLELFKPLPTAATLTSKAEVADILDKGKGALVLINVTTNDEKGEAVCFNQFSFYIGGAGGFGGKRRSEHAKPLVSMPSRAPDASIREKTSCCQAAFYRLSGDYNPIHIDPSFAQMGGFSSPILHGLCSFGFGARHILRQYANNDVTKFKAIKTRFSKPVYPGQTIQTDMWRDGNRIFFQCKVVESGHLVLSGGYVDLKDVDDAKTTMPDVHALVSSPGKSGLKSEALFKEIGKRISDHPELVKKVKGIFEWNVTKGGKTAGQWTVDLKTGSGSVTEGPYKQGKADCTITVEDDDLAAIALGKANPQELFMKSKLKVKGNIMLTTKLGQLFKDQAKL, encoded by the exons ATGGCGGACGAGTTACGTTTTGATGGTCGTGTAGTTCTCGTAACAGGTGCTGGCGGAGGTCTAGGAAGAGAGTATGCCCTCgctttcgcttcaaaaggtgCCTCTGTCGTGGTTAATGATCTTGGCGGTGATGCTAAAGGAGGAGGAAAGAACAGCGCTGCAGCCGATAAAGTTGTTGAAGAAATCCGTTCTCGAGGAGGCAGGGCAGTGGCTAATTACAATTCGGTAGAGGACGGCGAGAAGGTTGTCCAAACGGCTTTAGATGCATTCGGTCGAATTGACATCCTCATCAACAATGCTGGAATTCTAAGAGATCGGTCGTTCGGACGCATAAGCGATCTTGATTGGGATCTCGTGCATCGGGTTCATCTTCGTGGGGCGTTCAAGGTGACTCGAGCCGCTTGGCCCCATATGAGAAAGCAGAAGTACGGCAAGATCATCATGACTTCTTCCACCTCTGGCGTCTTGGGAAATTTCGGTCAGGCAAATTACAGTGCAGCTAAACTCGGTCTCGTGGGTCTTAGTAACACTTTATCCATAGAGGGTTCCAAGTACAATATCCACTGCAATTCTATTGTCCCATTGGCATCCTCTAGGTTGACCCAAGGTATTATACCCCCAGATGTGATGGATGTCGTAAAACCTGAATATGTAGCACCTTATGTCGTGTACCTCTGCCATGAAAGCTGTCCAGAGACTGGAGGGGTCTTCCAGCTCGCGGGTGGTTGGGCTGTGGAGTTGAGGTGGCATCAGGCTGCCGGGGTGGTGTTGTTTGGGAAAGGTGGTCAGGTGCCGACCCCGGAAATGGTGAGAGACAACTGGGATAAGGTAATGGATTGGTCAGGTCCTGCAAAAGAGTTTAGTAACAGTGGCAACTTTATGGCAGAGCTTCTTGGAAAGCTGCAAGGAGCTAAAGAAGCATCAGTGTTAGCAGAAAGTAAGGGAACCTCAAGCATTGGAGAAAAGGTCCAGTTGGTGAAAGGAAAAGAGATACAGTTCACATACGGGTTCAAAGATGTAATCCTGTATGCACTGGGTGTAGGAGTGACGGTTCCAGAGGATTCCCATCTAAAGTTTCTCTATGAAGGCCATGAAGACTTTAGCACTTTGCCAACATTTGGTGTAATTGCAGCCCAG AGTGCTACAGGATCTGTTACAGCAGCAGCACTGGAGGCGGCTGGACTTCCTTTTGACCCAACAAAg CTTCTTCATGGGGAGCAGTATCTGGAACTTTTCAAACCTCTGCCAACAGCAGCCACCTTAACAAGCAAGGCAGAAGTTGCTGACATTCTGGATAAAGGGAAAGGAGCTCTAGTGCTCATCAACGTCACCACTAATGATGAAAAAGGAGAAGCTGTTTGCTTTAATCAGTTCTCATTCTATATTGGTGGTGCTGGAggttttggcgggaaaaggCGGTCAGAACATGCCAAGCCACTTGTTTCCATGCCCAGTCGTGCACCAGATGCTAGCATTAGAGAGAAGACAAGTTGTTGCCAAGCAGCATTTTATCGGCTGAGTGGAGATTACAACCCAATTCACATTGATCCTAGTTTTGCACAGATGGGAG GGTTTTCATCTCCTATCCTGCATGGCCTTTGTTCATTTGGTTTTGGTGCTCGTCATATTCTGAGGCAGTATGCGAACAATGATGTCACTAAATTCAAGGCCATTAAAACAAGGTTTTCAAAGCCTGTCTATCCTGGACAAACTATTCAGACAGATATGTGGAGGGATGGTAACAGAATCTTTTTCCAGTGTAAAGTGGTAGAAAGTGGGCATTTGGTGTTGTCAGGAGGATATGTTGACTTGAAGGACGTGGATGATGCAAAGACAACAATGCCA GATGTGCATGCGTTAGTCTCCAGTCCAGGTAAATCAGGCCTCAAGAGTGAAGCTCTTTTCAAAGAGATTGGCAAACGCATCTCAGATCACCCTGAACTTGTTAAGAAAGTCAAGGGCATATTTGAGTGGAATGTTACCAAGGGTGGAAAGACCGCTGGTCAGTGGACTGTGGACCTCAAAACTGGCTCTGGTTCCGTGACAGAAGGTCCATACAAGCAAGGCAAGGCCGACTGCACTATAACTGTTGAGGATGATGATCTGGCTGCTATCGCTTTGGGAAAAGCAAACCCTCAAGAGCTATTCATGAAGAGCAAGTTGAAGGTCAAAGGTAATATCATGCTCACTACAAAGTTGGGTCAACTTTTCAAGGACCAAGCCAAGTTGTAG